In a single window of the Arthrobacter sp. StoSoilA2 genome:
- the efeU gene encoding iron uptake transporter permease EfeU: MTANFLIGLREGLEASLIVVLLMAYLIKSGRKSLLPRLWAGVGLAIAISLGFGALLTFGPRGLTFEAQEAIGGGLSIVAVGLVTWMVFWMARTARSLGSDLRSHVDKAADGAAWGLVLVAALAVGREGLETALFIWAAAQATGETTFPLLGALLGLLTAAGLGYLLHRGVLKVNLGRFFTWTGVGLIVIAGGVLAYGIHDLQEAGILPGLHSLAFDLSAAVPPSSWYGTLLKGTLNFSPATTWLEAAAWLLYVIPVLFMYIRANRSHPPAAAAKTNAPKPAVAVQQ; encoded by the coding sequence ATGACCGCCAACTTCCTGATAGGCCTGCGTGAAGGCCTCGAGGCCTCGCTCATCGTGGTCCTCCTGATGGCCTACCTCATCAAGAGCGGCAGGAAGTCGCTGCTCCCCCGGCTCTGGGCCGGCGTCGGGCTGGCCATTGCCATCTCCCTCGGTTTCGGCGCTCTTCTCACGTTCGGCCCACGGGGCCTCACCTTCGAGGCCCAGGAAGCGATCGGCGGAGGGCTGTCCATTGTTGCCGTCGGCCTCGTAACCTGGATGGTCTTCTGGATGGCGCGCACCGCCCGCAGCCTCGGCAGCGACCTCAGGTCCCACGTGGATAAAGCAGCCGACGGCGCCGCATGGGGCCTCGTGCTTGTTGCGGCACTGGCCGTGGGCCGGGAAGGACTTGAAACGGCGCTCTTCATTTGGGCGGCGGCGCAAGCCACCGGCGAAACCACGTTCCCCCTCCTCGGCGCCCTGCTTGGACTCCTGACGGCTGCCGGCCTCGGATACCTGCTTCACCGCGGCGTCCTCAAAGTCAACCTGGGCCGCTTCTTCACCTGGACTGGAGTGGGACTCATCGTCATTGCCGGGGGCGTCCTTGCTTATGGCATCCACGATCTCCAGGAAGCCGGCATCCTTCCCGGCCTGCATAGCCTGGCCTTCGACCTCTCAGCTGCGGTTCCGCCGTCGTCGTGGTACGGAACCTTGCTGAAGGGCACGCTGAACTTCTCCCCGGCCACCACGTGGCTGGAAGCAGCAGCCTGGCTGCTGTACGTCATCCCGGTCCTGTTCATGTACATCCGGG
- a CDS encoding YajQ family cyclic di-GMP-binding protein: protein MAGESTFDVVSKVDKQEVANALNQSQKEIAQRYDFKGVGAEIDFSGEKILMKANSEDRVLAVLDVFQSKLIKRGISLKSLDQGEPYPSGKEFRLECTIKEGIAQDIAKKINKIIRDEAPKSVKSQIQGDELRVTSKSRDDLQETMNILKKFEEADLQFVNFRS from the coding sequence ATGGCAGGCGAATCAACATTCGACGTCGTCAGCAAGGTAGACAAGCAAGAGGTCGCCAACGCGCTCAACCAGTCCCAGAAGGAAATCGCGCAGCGCTACGACTTCAAGGGAGTCGGCGCGGAAATTGACTTCAGCGGCGAAAAGATCCTGATGAAAGCCAACTCGGAGGATCGTGTCCTCGCCGTCCTGGACGTCTTCCAGTCCAAGCTCATCAAGCGTGGCATCTCCTTGAAGTCCCTGGACCAGGGCGAGCCCTACCCCTCCGGGAAGGAATTCCGGCTGGAGTGCACCATCAAGGAGGGCATCGCGCAGGACATCGCCAAGAAGATCAACAAGATCATCCGCGACGAAGCGCCCAAGTCCGTCAAGTCCCAGATCCAGGGCGACGAGCTTCGTGTCACCTCCAAGTCCCGCGATGACCTGCAGGAAACCATGAACATCCTCAAGAAGTTCGAAGAGGCAGACCTGCAGTTCGTGAACTTCCGCAGCTAG